In Sphaeramia orbicularis chromosome 10, fSphaOr1.1, whole genome shotgun sequence, the following proteins share a genomic window:
- the kdm3b gene encoding lysine-specific demethylase 3B isoform X1 has translation MGDSLELIGKRLLLLLDDGRSANGSEADQAALARDWLRGTVRAVSVIGLAAPEVSGGEATTTTAAAGLTVFVEFENASQRCSWVQVYGEGVKAVLVEDTIVWANRRDVTGTPGSPTSVAPWPALAFRSLVDRVGLGALVPVEYFGSKNFELLPDNKSVQRFEVDKDIRHPLLLEQPSLQAAISSWCSDFELQEIFRKGSYTIQGRRVRVYQPEFEECWALGLVSQHDPISHIMEITMDKGEENQMVDPRVMHVMLAEEELGKNGRRRKDSETVKGDGVRRRRTASEGEDDLNLKRFKGAGDIGADGQNCGDSNKTPAEGMGIWGGDSSERVSSTTKNGGPSDGPFPQGRVSSPNITSSLQMDQSNATLRYPAHVKENGRSLSTQGAADSTSTITHTPTPPPLKPAPSPFSTTSFPSLGQMPSLVPGAPAPKASPSPQPEREEASQSAYSKTAALVSPGPVTISWSSHDSGPSVALSASVGFTPKAPAWGNQTESNKAGSSFRVPPAVSAASVFGDVNPQTNGALTTTTASQDTSRPFGFGFGGAKNETQSQQDQNLFFQCMTQNSGSSPSLAAAQAQPKDTNYFTAVSESLSKEPPSLFKPAASVEGLKKSEQPKVPETHTTGNGVLNKSSLAFQGIAVSSGVRGSGLAVGGLAAATGAQSTSKRNSNNGTAGGLGLQSGFNTSDNHQNLFLQASKEPTNPFLAYGEKTPHTSFAGLSGTEPQTLASVSDSKPNLFTMAEPPKGILSSTFPALSTATSPSSSSSPAPASSQRSQNEGTVKREEQDIQEMPTSTAGCPMFASTGTGGMEDVPVPFDQSPSQKFSLEERGQSSKRDSESSSNSDLSDLSENEDGPEKGPVPGGPPLPSKDAAMLQKVKAQGAPKSRPRNKPFKVGQSVLKDQSKVRRLKQSGESFLQDGSCINVAPHLHKCRECRLERYRKYRNTDEESDEDDDPNVACRFFHFRRLAFTRKGVLRVEGFLSPQQSDSMAMGLWLPAPTVQEGLDLDTSKYILANVGDQFCQLVMSEKEAMMMVEPHQKVAWKRAVRGVREMCDVCETTLFNIHWVCRKCGFGVCLDCYRLRRNRPREDVDEGPEDEVFSWLKCAKGQPHEPQNLMPTQIIPGTALYNIGDMVHSARGKWGIKANCPCTSRNTKTLVRPNAPNGISQQSTTNSGGGLGAAASGVGTTPKPDGETSAIKTETTQTPVSSDSGGGESVGSTSNSTSGTSSPCNLTQSSSKESRSSGEGNSSALHWLADLATQKAKDDTKESGSLRSMMSRDSRPPFGLDSLGALSKPSASSPKLFNSLLLGSSTAQSKPEGSSLRDLLNSGPGKLPQGPGESGVPFPSVFTSAGSDKLKSSLPNFLDHIIASVVETKKAEGRRTGASEGGELSVLGGRKDGVIGLSVLEPHTSHSWLCDGRLLCLQDPSNSNNWKIFRECWKQGQPVLVSGIHKRLKSNLWRPEAFSEEFGGQDVDLVNCRNCAIISDVKVRDFWDGFQVINKRLQDNDGQPMVLKLKDWPPGEDFRDMMPTRFDDLMENLPLPEYTKRDGRLNLAARLPNFFVRPDLGPKMYNAYGLTSSEDRKVGTTNLHLDVSDAVNVMVYVGIPCGGEGGDEEQEADISGRQEVMTTIEEGDVDEMTKRRVYEGKEKPGALWHIYAAKDAEKIRELLRKVGEEQGQENPPDHDPIHDQSWYLDQVLRRRLYEEYGVQGWAIVQFLGDAVFIPAGAPHQVHNLYSCIKVAEDFVSPEHVRHCFRLTQEFRHLSTTHTNHEDKLQVKNIIYHAVKDAVGTLKSHEPKLARP, from the exons ATGGGGGACTCTCTCGAACTGATAGGGAAGCGTCTGCTTTTGCTCCTCGACGACGGCAGGTCCGCGAATGGATCCGAGGCTGACCAGGCTGCACTGGCTCGGGACTGGCTCCGGGGAACGGTGCGGGCGGTCAGCGTAATTGGTCTGGCCGCCCCGGAGGTTAGCGGAGGAGAGGCGACAACAACAACCGCCGCTGCAGGGCTCACG GTGTTTGTAGAGTTTGAGAATGCCTCGCAGCGATGTTCATGGGTGCAGGTATATGGAGAGGGGGTGAAAGCTGTGCTGGTGGAAGACACCATTGTGTGGGCCAATCGACGTGATGTCACTGGAACTCCTGGATCCCCAACATCAGTTGCACCGTGGCCAGCCCTG GCCTTCCGCTCACTTGTGGACAGAGTGGGTTTAGGAGCGTTGGTTCCAGTGGAATACTTTGGAAGCAAGAATTTTGAATTGCTGCCTGATAACAAATCAGTCCAGAGGTTTGAG GTTGATAAAGATATAAGACACCCATTGCTGTTGGAGCAGCCCTCCCTGCAGGCTGCCATCTCCAGCTGGTGCAGTGACTTTGAACTACAGGAGATCTTTAGGAAGG GATCATACACTATTCAAGGACGCAGGGTTCGGGTGTACCAGCCAGAATTTGAAGAGTGTTGGGCCTTAGGACTTGTCTCACAACACGACCCCATCTCACACATTATGGAGATTACCATGGATAAG GGAGAAGAAAATCAAATGGTAGATCCCAGGGTGATGCATGTAATGCTTGCAGAAGAGGAG CTCGGTAAAAATGGGCGTCGTAGGAAGGACAGTGAAACAGTCAAGGGTGATGGTGTACGCAGACGTAGGACTGCCTCCGAAGGTGAGGATGACTTGAACTTAAAACGTTTTAAAGGAGCTGGAGACATAGGAGCTGATGGGCAAAACTGCGGAGATTCCAACAAAACCCCAGCAGAAGGAATGGGAATATGGGGAGGAGATTCAAGTGAGAGAGTAAGCAGCACAACCAAAAACGGAGGCCCTTCAGATGGACCTTTTCCTCAGGGCAGAGTGTCGTCCCCCAACATCACTTCCTCACTCCAGATGGACCAGTCGAATGCCACTCTTCGTTATCCTGCCCACGTCAAAGAAAATGGTCGTTCACTCAGCACACAAGGGGCTGCGGACTCCACATCCACCATTActcacacccccacccctcctcccctCAAACCAGCCCCCTCCCCCTTCTCCACTACTTCATTTCCCTCTCTAGGCCAGATGCCAAGCCTGGTCCCTGGTGCACCAGCCCCCAAGGCCTCCCCATCACCACAGCCAGAGAGAGAGGAGGCCTCCCAGTCAGCTTATTCTAAAACGGCTGCTCTTGTTTCACCTGGGCCTGTCACCATTTCTTGGTCTTCACATGACAGTGGCCCTAGTGTGGCCCTTTCTGCTTCTGTGGGTTTCACTCCTAAAGCTCCTGCCTGGGGAAACCAGACTGAG agcAACAAGGCAGGATCAAGTTTTCGTGTGCCACCAGCAGTGTCAGCTGCTTCTGTATTTGGAGACGTTAACCCTCAAACTAACGGAGCACTTACCACTACCACAGCTTCCCAGGACACTTCCAGGCCCTTTGGCTTTGGCTTTGGGGGAGCAAAAAATGAAACCCAATCCCAGCAAGACCAAAATTTGTTTTTCCAATGCATGACCCAGAATTCTGGCTCCAGCCCAAGCCTAGCTGCTGCTCAGGCCCAACCCAAGGACACCAATTACTTCACTGCAGTGTCTGAGAGCCTGAGTAAAGAGCCCCCAAGCCTGTTCAAGCCTGCGGCTTCTGTGGAAGGGCTGAAAAAGTCAGAGCAGCCCAAAGTGCCTGAGACCCATACAACAGGAAATGGTGTGCTCAACAAATCATCATTGGCCTTTCAGGGCATAGCTGTCTCGTCAGGGGTCCGAGGCTCTGGCCTTGCCGTTGGTGGTCTGGCTGCAGCCACTGGAGCCCAGAGTACATCTAAGAGAAACAGCAATAATGGAACTGCAGGAGGCCTAGGACTACAATCTGGCTTTAACACTTCAGATAACCACCAGAACCTTTTTCTTCAGGCCTCCAAAGAGCCTACCAATCCATTTCTGGCATATGGGGAGAAAACTCCCCATACATCCTTTGCTGGCCTCTCTGGGACTGAGCCACAGACCTTGGCTTCTGTCTCAGACAGCAAGCCAAACCTCTTCACAATGGCAGAACCACCTAAAGGCATTCTGTCCTCCACTTTCCCAGCACTCTCCACAGCTACTTCACCCAGCTCTTCTTCCTCTCCAGCACCAGCCTCATCACAGAGGTCACAGAATGAAGGGACTGTGAAAAGGGAGGAGCAGGATATTCAGGAGATGCCTACATCCACTGCAGGCTGTCCCATGTTTGCAAGTACTGGCACAGGTGGCATGGAAGATGTGCCTGTACCCTTTGATCAGAGTCCATCTCAAAAGTTTAGCTTGGAGGAAAGAGGCCAGTCATCTAAACGCGACTCAGAATCCAGCAGCAACAGTGATTTGTCAGACCTGAGTGAGAATGAGGATGGTCCAGAGAAAGGGCCAGTCCCCGGAGGACCACCACTTCCTTCCAAGGATGCGGCCATGCTTCAGAAAGTTAAAGCACAGGGTGCTCCCAAGAGCCGTCCTCGTAACAAGCCTTTCAAAG TGGGCCAATCGGTGCTTAAAGATCAGAGCAAGGTGCGTCGTCTGAAACAGTCTGGGGAGTCTTTTCTCCAGGATGGCTCCTGTATTAATGTGGCTCCACACTTGCACAAGTGCCGGGAGTGCCGCCTGGAACGATACCGTAAATACCGAAATACAGATGAAGaaagtgatgaagatgatgatccTAATGTGGCTTGTCGTTTCTTCCACTTCCGAAG ATTGGCCTTCACTCGTAAAGGTGTGCTGCGTGTAGAAGGTTTCTTGAGCCCCCAGCAGAGTGATTCCATGGCCATGGGCTTGTGGTTACCTGCACCAACTGTCCAAGAGGGTCTTGATCTTGACACGTCAAAGTACATCTTGGCCAACGTTGGAGACCAGTTCTGTCAGCTGGTCATGTCAGAGAAGGAGGCCATGATGATGGTGGAACCGCATC AAAAAGTGGCATGGAAACGTGCAGTACGAGGTGTcagagaaatgtgtgatgtttgtGAGACTACTTTGTTCAACATCCACTGGGTGTGTCGCAAGTGTGGCTTTGGAGTGTGTCTAGACTGCTATCGACTTCGCAGGAACAGACCAAGAGAGG ATGTAGATGAAGGTCCAGAAGATGAGGTTTTTTCTTGGTTAAAGTGTGCTAAAGGCCAGCCTCATGAGCCTCAGAACCTCATGCCTACACAGATTATACCTGGGACAG CTCTTTACAACATAGGTGACATGGTGCACTCAGCAAGAGGCAAGTGGGGTATTAAGGCCAACTGTCCCTGTACCAGTCGCAATACCAAGACCCTAGTGCGCCCTAATGCCCCCAATGGGATTTCACAG CAGTCTACAACAAACAGTGGTGGTGGCCTTGGGGCAGCAGCGTCTGGTGTTGGCACTACTCCAAAACCAGACGGTGAAACATCAGCTATCAAAACAGAGACGACACAAACACCAGTCTCATCAGACAGTGGGGGTGGGGAAAGTGTGGGCAGTACTAGTAACTCCACCAGTGGCACATCCTCCCCGTGTAACCTCACCCAGTCCTCTTCCAAGGAGTCACGCTCATCAGGAGAGGGCAACAGCTCTGCTCTACATTGGTTGGCAGACTTGGCTACTCAGAAAGCCAAGGATGACACCAAGG AGTCCGGTTCACTCCGCTCCATGATGAGTCGAGACAGTCGGCCTCCCTTTGGGCTGGACTCCCTTGGTGCCCTGTCAAAGCCTTCTGCTTCCAGTCCTAAGCTATTTAATAGCTTGTTATTGGGCTCCAGCACTGCTCAGTCCAAACCTGAGGGCTCCAGTTTGCGAGACCTGCTCAACTCTGGACCAGGAAAGCTACCACAGGGCCCAGGAGAGAGTGGAGTACCATTCCCATCTGTTTTTACCTCAGCAGGC AGTGATAAGCTGAAGAGCAGCCTCCCTAACTTCCTGGATCACATCATTGCCTCTGTTGTGGAGACCAAGAAGGCAGAGGGCCGTCGGACCGGGGCCTCTGAGGGCGGGGAGCTCAGTGTATTAGGTGGACGCAAGGATGGAGTAATTGGTCTTAGTGTTTTGGAACCACATACCTCACACTCCTGGCTCTGTGATGGCCGACTCCTTTGCCTGCAGGACCCTAGCAACAGCAACAACTGGAAGATCTTCAGAGAATGTTGGAAACAGGGTCAA CCGGTGTTGGTATCAGGGATCCATAAGCGCCTGAAATCTAACTTGTGGCGGCCTGAGGCTTTCAGTGAGGAGTTTGGGGGCCAGGATGTAGACTTGGTCAACTGTAGAAACTGTGCTATCATTTCTGATGTGAAGGTGCGAGACTTCTGGGACGGCTTCCAGGTCATTAACA AACGACTTCAAGATAATGATGGCCAACCTATGGTGTTGAAATTAAAGGACTGGCCTCCGGGAGAGGACTTCAGGGACATGATGCCCACACG ATTTGATGATTTGATGGAAAACCTCCCCTTGCCCGAGTACACAAAAAGAGATGGCCGTCTAAACCTTGCTGCCCGTCTGCCAAACTTTTTTGTTCGGCCCGACCTTGGACCCAAAATGTACAATGCCTATG GGTTGACTTCAAGTGAAGACAGGAAAGTGGGGACTACCAATCTCCATCTGGATGTGTCTGATGCTGTTAACGTCATGGTCTATGTTGGCATCCCTTGTGGAGGTGAAGGTGGAGATGAGGAGCAAG AGGCAGATATCTCTGGACGCCAAG AGGTCATGACCACCATTGAAGAGGGCGATGTAGATGAAATGACTAAGAGGAGGGTGTATGAGGGAAAGGAGAAACCTGGAGCTCTCTGGCACATCTATGCTGCCAAGGACGCAGAGAAGATCAGAGAACTGCTCCGCAAG GTGGGAGAGGAACAAGGTCAAGAAAACCCACCAGATCATGACCCCATTCATGACCAGAGCTGGTACCTGGACCAGGTGCTCCGCCGCAGACTTTATGAAGAATATGGAGTCCAGGGCTGGGCCATTGTACAGTTCTTAGGGGATGCTGTCTTTATCCCTGCTGGAGCTCCACACCAG gtTCACAACCTTTACAGTTGTATCAAAGTGGCCGAAGACTTTGTATCTCCTGAACACGTGAGACACTGTTTCAGACTGACACAGGAGTTCAGACATCTGTCCACTACCCACACAAACCACGAAGACAAATTACAG GTGAAGAACATCATCTATCATGCAGTGAAGGATGCTGTTGGGACACTGAAATCCCACGAGCCTAAACTAGCACGCCCTTAG
- the kdm3b gene encoding lysine-specific demethylase 3B isoform X3 — MGDSLELIGKRLLLLLDDGRSANGSEADQAALARDWLRGTVRAVSVIGLAAPEVSGGEATTTTAAAGLTVFVEFENASQRCSWVQVYGEGVKAVLVEDTIVWANRRDVTGTPGSPTSVAPWPALAFRSLVDRVGLGALVPVEYFGSKNFELLPDNKSVQRFEVDKDIRHPLLLEQPSLQAAISSWCSDFELQEIFRKGSYTIQGRRVRVYQPEFEECWALGLVSQHDPISHIMEITMDKGEENQMVDPRVMHVMLAEEELGKNGRRRKDSETVKGDGVRRRRTASEGEDDLNLKRFKGAGDIGADGQNCGDSNKTPAEGMGIWGGDSSERVSSTTKNGGPSDGPFPQGRVSSPNITSSLQMDQSNATLRYPAHVKENGRSLSTQGAADSTSTITHTPTPPPLKPAPSPFSTTSFPSLGQMPSLVPGAPAPKASPSPQPEREEASQSAYSKTAALVSPGPVTISWSSHDSGPSVALSASVGFTPKAPAWGNQTESNKAGSSFRVPPAVSAASVFGDVNPQTNGALTTTTASQDTSRPFGFGFGGAKNETQSQQDQNLFFQCMTQNSGSSPSLAAAQAQPKDTNYFTAVSESLSKEPPSLFKPAASVEGLKKSEQPKVPETHTTGNGVLNKSSLAFQGIAVSSGVRGSGLAVGGLAAATGAQSTSKRNSNNGTAGGLGLQSGFNTSDNHQNLFLQASKEPTNPFLAYGEKTPHTSFAGLSGTEPQTLASVSDSKPNLFTMAEPPKGILSSTFPALSTATSPSSSSSPAPASSQRSQNEGTVKREEQDIQEMPTSTAGCPMFASTGTGGMEDVPVPFDQSPSQKFSLEERGQSSKRDSESSSNSDLSDLSENEDGPEKGPVPGGPPLPSKDAAMLQKVKAQGAPKSRPRNKPFKVGQSVLKDQSKVRRLKQSGESFLQDGSCINVAPHLHKCRECRLERYRKYRNTDEESDEDDDPNVACRFFHFRRLAFTRKGVLRVEGFLSPQQSDSMAMGLWLPAPTVQEGLDLDTSKYILANVGDQFCQLVMSEKEAMMMVEPHQKVAWKRAVRGVREMCDVCETTLFNIHWVCRKCGFGVCLDCYRLRRNRPREDVDEGPEDEVFSWLKCAKGQPHEPQNLMPTQIIPGTALYNIGDMVHSARGKWGIKANCPCTSRNTKTLVRPNAPNGISQQSTTNSGGGLGAAASGVGTTPKPDGETSAIKTETTQTPVSSDSGGGESVGSTSNSTSGTSSPCNLTQSSSKESRSSGEGNSSALHWLADLATQKAKDDTKESGSLRSMMSRDSRPPFGLDSLGALSKPSASSPKLFNSLLLGSSTAQSKPEGSSLRDLLNSGPGKLPQGPGESGVPFPSVFTSAGSDKLKSSLPNFLDHIIASVVETKKAEGRRTGASEGGELSVLGGRKDGVIGLSVLEPHTSHSWLCDGRLLCLQDPSNSNNWKIFRECWKQGQPVLVSGIHKRLKSNLWRPEAFSEEFGGQDVDLVNCRNCAIISDVKVRDFWDGFQVINKRLQDNDGQPMVLKLKDWPPGEDFRDMMPTRFDDLMENLPLPEYTKRDGRLNLAARLPNFFVRPDLGPKMYNAYGLTSSEDRKVGTTNLHLDVSDAVNVMVYVGIPCGGEGGDEEQEVMTTIEEGDVDEMTKRRVYEGKEKPGALWHIYAAKDAEKIRELLRKVGEEQGQENPPDHDPIHDQSWYLDQVLRRRLYEEYGVQGWAIVQFLGDAVFIPAGAPHQVHNLYSCIKVAEDFVSPEHVRHCFRLTQEFRHLSTTHTNHEDKLQVKNIIYHAVKDAVGTLKSHEPKLARP, encoded by the exons ATGGGGGACTCTCTCGAACTGATAGGGAAGCGTCTGCTTTTGCTCCTCGACGACGGCAGGTCCGCGAATGGATCCGAGGCTGACCAGGCTGCACTGGCTCGGGACTGGCTCCGGGGAACGGTGCGGGCGGTCAGCGTAATTGGTCTGGCCGCCCCGGAGGTTAGCGGAGGAGAGGCGACAACAACAACCGCCGCTGCAGGGCTCACG GTGTTTGTAGAGTTTGAGAATGCCTCGCAGCGATGTTCATGGGTGCAGGTATATGGAGAGGGGGTGAAAGCTGTGCTGGTGGAAGACACCATTGTGTGGGCCAATCGACGTGATGTCACTGGAACTCCTGGATCCCCAACATCAGTTGCACCGTGGCCAGCCCTG GCCTTCCGCTCACTTGTGGACAGAGTGGGTTTAGGAGCGTTGGTTCCAGTGGAATACTTTGGAAGCAAGAATTTTGAATTGCTGCCTGATAACAAATCAGTCCAGAGGTTTGAG GTTGATAAAGATATAAGACACCCATTGCTGTTGGAGCAGCCCTCCCTGCAGGCTGCCATCTCCAGCTGGTGCAGTGACTTTGAACTACAGGAGATCTTTAGGAAGG GATCATACACTATTCAAGGACGCAGGGTTCGGGTGTACCAGCCAGAATTTGAAGAGTGTTGGGCCTTAGGACTTGTCTCACAACACGACCCCATCTCACACATTATGGAGATTACCATGGATAAG GGAGAAGAAAATCAAATGGTAGATCCCAGGGTGATGCATGTAATGCTTGCAGAAGAGGAG CTCGGTAAAAATGGGCGTCGTAGGAAGGACAGTGAAACAGTCAAGGGTGATGGTGTACGCAGACGTAGGACTGCCTCCGAAGGTGAGGATGACTTGAACTTAAAACGTTTTAAAGGAGCTGGAGACATAGGAGCTGATGGGCAAAACTGCGGAGATTCCAACAAAACCCCAGCAGAAGGAATGGGAATATGGGGAGGAGATTCAAGTGAGAGAGTAAGCAGCACAACCAAAAACGGAGGCCCTTCAGATGGACCTTTTCCTCAGGGCAGAGTGTCGTCCCCCAACATCACTTCCTCACTCCAGATGGACCAGTCGAATGCCACTCTTCGTTATCCTGCCCACGTCAAAGAAAATGGTCGTTCACTCAGCACACAAGGGGCTGCGGACTCCACATCCACCATTActcacacccccacccctcctcccctCAAACCAGCCCCCTCCCCCTTCTCCACTACTTCATTTCCCTCTCTAGGCCAGATGCCAAGCCTGGTCCCTGGTGCACCAGCCCCCAAGGCCTCCCCATCACCACAGCCAGAGAGAGAGGAGGCCTCCCAGTCAGCTTATTCTAAAACGGCTGCTCTTGTTTCACCTGGGCCTGTCACCATTTCTTGGTCTTCACATGACAGTGGCCCTAGTGTGGCCCTTTCTGCTTCTGTGGGTTTCACTCCTAAAGCTCCTGCCTGGGGAAACCAGACTGAG agcAACAAGGCAGGATCAAGTTTTCGTGTGCCACCAGCAGTGTCAGCTGCTTCTGTATTTGGAGACGTTAACCCTCAAACTAACGGAGCACTTACCACTACCACAGCTTCCCAGGACACTTCCAGGCCCTTTGGCTTTGGCTTTGGGGGAGCAAAAAATGAAACCCAATCCCAGCAAGACCAAAATTTGTTTTTCCAATGCATGACCCAGAATTCTGGCTCCAGCCCAAGCCTAGCTGCTGCTCAGGCCCAACCCAAGGACACCAATTACTTCACTGCAGTGTCTGAGAGCCTGAGTAAAGAGCCCCCAAGCCTGTTCAAGCCTGCGGCTTCTGTGGAAGGGCTGAAAAAGTCAGAGCAGCCCAAAGTGCCTGAGACCCATACAACAGGAAATGGTGTGCTCAACAAATCATCATTGGCCTTTCAGGGCATAGCTGTCTCGTCAGGGGTCCGAGGCTCTGGCCTTGCCGTTGGTGGTCTGGCTGCAGCCACTGGAGCCCAGAGTACATCTAAGAGAAACAGCAATAATGGAACTGCAGGAGGCCTAGGACTACAATCTGGCTTTAACACTTCAGATAACCACCAGAACCTTTTTCTTCAGGCCTCCAAAGAGCCTACCAATCCATTTCTGGCATATGGGGAGAAAACTCCCCATACATCCTTTGCTGGCCTCTCTGGGACTGAGCCACAGACCTTGGCTTCTGTCTCAGACAGCAAGCCAAACCTCTTCACAATGGCAGAACCACCTAAAGGCATTCTGTCCTCCACTTTCCCAGCACTCTCCACAGCTACTTCACCCAGCTCTTCTTCCTCTCCAGCACCAGCCTCATCACAGAGGTCACAGAATGAAGGGACTGTGAAAAGGGAGGAGCAGGATATTCAGGAGATGCCTACATCCACTGCAGGCTGTCCCATGTTTGCAAGTACTGGCACAGGTGGCATGGAAGATGTGCCTGTACCCTTTGATCAGAGTCCATCTCAAAAGTTTAGCTTGGAGGAAAGAGGCCAGTCATCTAAACGCGACTCAGAATCCAGCAGCAACAGTGATTTGTCAGACCTGAGTGAGAATGAGGATGGTCCAGAGAAAGGGCCAGTCCCCGGAGGACCACCACTTCCTTCCAAGGATGCGGCCATGCTTCAGAAAGTTAAAGCACAGGGTGCTCCCAAGAGCCGTCCTCGTAACAAGCCTTTCAAAG TGGGCCAATCGGTGCTTAAAGATCAGAGCAAGGTGCGTCGTCTGAAACAGTCTGGGGAGTCTTTTCTCCAGGATGGCTCCTGTATTAATGTGGCTCCACACTTGCACAAGTGCCGGGAGTGCCGCCTGGAACGATACCGTAAATACCGAAATACAGATGAAGaaagtgatgaagatgatgatccTAATGTGGCTTGTCGTTTCTTCCACTTCCGAAG ATTGGCCTTCACTCGTAAAGGTGTGCTGCGTGTAGAAGGTTTCTTGAGCCCCCAGCAGAGTGATTCCATGGCCATGGGCTTGTGGTTACCTGCACCAACTGTCCAAGAGGGTCTTGATCTTGACACGTCAAAGTACATCTTGGCCAACGTTGGAGACCAGTTCTGTCAGCTGGTCATGTCAGAGAAGGAGGCCATGATGATGGTGGAACCGCATC AAAAAGTGGCATGGAAACGTGCAGTACGAGGTGTcagagaaatgtgtgatgtttgtGAGACTACTTTGTTCAACATCCACTGGGTGTGTCGCAAGTGTGGCTTTGGAGTGTGTCTAGACTGCTATCGACTTCGCAGGAACAGACCAAGAGAGG ATGTAGATGAAGGTCCAGAAGATGAGGTTTTTTCTTGGTTAAAGTGTGCTAAAGGCCAGCCTCATGAGCCTCAGAACCTCATGCCTACACAGATTATACCTGGGACAG CTCTTTACAACATAGGTGACATGGTGCACTCAGCAAGAGGCAAGTGGGGTATTAAGGCCAACTGTCCCTGTACCAGTCGCAATACCAAGACCCTAGTGCGCCCTAATGCCCCCAATGGGATTTCACAG CAGTCTACAACAAACAGTGGTGGTGGCCTTGGGGCAGCAGCGTCTGGTGTTGGCACTACTCCAAAACCAGACGGTGAAACATCAGCTATCAAAACAGAGACGACACAAACACCAGTCTCATCAGACAGTGGGGGTGGGGAAAGTGTGGGCAGTACTAGTAACTCCACCAGTGGCACATCCTCCCCGTGTAACCTCACCCAGTCCTCTTCCAAGGAGTCACGCTCATCAGGAGAGGGCAACAGCTCTGCTCTACATTGGTTGGCAGACTTGGCTACTCAGAAAGCCAAGGATGACACCAAGG AGTCCGGTTCACTCCGCTCCATGATGAGTCGAGACAGTCGGCCTCCCTTTGGGCTGGACTCCCTTGGTGCCCTGTCAAAGCCTTCTGCTTCCAGTCCTAAGCTATTTAATAGCTTGTTATTGGGCTCCAGCACTGCTCAGTCCAAACCTGAGGGCTCCAGTTTGCGAGACCTGCTCAACTCTGGACCAGGAAAGCTACCACAGGGCCCAGGAGAGAGTGGAGTACCATTCCCATCTGTTTTTACCTCAGCAGGC AGTGATAAGCTGAAGAGCAGCCTCCCTAACTTCCTGGATCACATCATTGCCTCTGTTGTGGAGACCAAGAAGGCAGAGGGCCGTCGGACCGGGGCCTCTGAGGGCGGGGAGCTCAGTGTATTAGGTGGACGCAAGGATGGAGTAATTGGTCTTAGTGTTTTGGAACCACATACCTCACACTCCTGGCTCTGTGATGGCCGACTCCTTTGCCTGCAGGACCCTAGCAACAGCAACAACTGGAAGATCTTCAGAGAATGTTGGAAACAGGGTCAA CCGGTGTTGGTATCAGGGATCCATAAGCGCCTGAAATCTAACTTGTGGCGGCCTGAGGCTTTCAGTGAGGAGTTTGGGGGCCAGGATGTAGACTTGGTCAACTGTAGAAACTGTGCTATCATTTCTGATGTGAAGGTGCGAGACTTCTGGGACGGCTTCCAGGTCATTAACA AACGACTTCAAGATAATGATGGCCAACCTATGGTGTTGAAATTAAAGGACTGGCCTCCGGGAGAGGACTTCAGGGACATGATGCCCACACG ATTTGATGATTTGATGGAAAACCTCCCCTTGCCCGAGTACACAAAAAGAGATGGCCGTCTAAACCTTGCTGCCCGTCTGCCAAACTTTTTTGTTCGGCCCGACCTTGGACCCAAAATGTACAATGCCTATG GGTTGACTTCAAGTGAAGACAGGAAAGTGGGGACTACCAATCTCCATCTGGATGTGTCTGATGCTGTTAACGTCATGGTCTATGTTGGCATCCCTTGTGGAGGTGAAGGTGGAGATGAGGAGCAAG AGGTCATGACCACCATTGAAGAGGGCGATGTAGATGAAATGACTAAGAGGAGGGTGTATGAGGGAAAGGAGAAACCTGGAGCTCTCTGGCACATCTATGCTGCCAAGGACGCAGAGAAGATCAGAGAACTGCTCCGCAAG GTGGGAGAGGAACAAGGTCAAGAAAACCCACCAGATCATGACCCCATTCATGACCAGAGCTGGTACCTGGACCAGGTGCTCCGCCGCAGACTTTATGAAGAATATGGAGTCCAGGGCTGGGCCATTGTACAGTTCTTAGGGGATGCTGTCTTTATCCCTGCTGGAGCTCCACACCAG gtTCACAACCTTTACAGTTGTATCAAAGTGGCCGAAGACTTTGTATCTCCTGAACACGTGAGACACTGTTTCAGACTGACACAGGAGTTCAGACATCTGTCCACTACCCACACAAACCACGAAGACAAATTACAG GTGAAGAACATCATCTATCATGCAGTGAAGGATGCTGTTGGGACACTGAAATCCCACGAGCCTAAACTAGCACGCCCTTAG